The nucleotide window TCCCTGGTCACGGCCCGCGCTGTGCCTGCAGGCCAGCCCCTTACTCCCGCCGACCTCACCTGGAAACGCCCGGCCCACGGCATCTCGCCCCGCGACTACGACAGCGTGCTGGGCCTGCGCGCCCGACGCGATCTGCCCGAAGACACGGTGCTCACCTGGGCGGACCTGGACAGGGCCTGAGCCATGGACAACGGCCGTCCTACCCTTGTGCTCGGCCGCATGCCCCGGGGCGCGGACCCCGCCACCCACTGGGCGGCGGGCCCCTGGTGTTTCGCCGAGCAGGAAGAATTCTTCCCGGACTGGGAGCAGCGCTTTACCTTTGCGCCGGAACCGCTTACGGACATGGCCCTGCAGGAACAGGCCTGCGCTGAGGTCAAAGCCCTCTGCGCCGACACCCTGCCCGCCCTGGCCGCCCGGCTCTGCCCGCACAGCCACAGCCTGCCCCCGGCCTATTGGGAAACCCTGCTGGCTCCCTGGGCCATGAACGCGGCCAAACAGATCGTGGAACGCTGGTGGCGAGTCAAGGCTTTGATCCGGACCTGGGGGGAAACCCCTCTGCATGTGCCCCTGCTGCCCGAAACCTGTACATTTTTCTTCGCGACAGGGCCGGACTTTGTACTGCACGGATCATTGGGGCACACCTTCAACCACTGGCTCTTCTCCCGCCTGCTGGAACCGGTCTTTCCCGCCGCCTGGAGCAAAGCCTGGCTGCCGCCCCAGACCAAAAGCTACGGCAGCCTTGCCCGGCCCGCGGGCAGCGCCCGTCTGCGTGAACTGGCCCGCAACGCCCTGCTGCGCCTGCCCTTTCCCCGCATCAAAGGCGCAAGCCTGGGGCAAAGTCTGCGGTTTTCTCTGGCCTTGCTGCACCGCAGCCCCGGGCCGGACCAATCCACCCCCCTGGCCACTTACGGCGCAGAGGCTACGGGCAAAAAAGCCGATCTGCCGGCTCCTTACGACGTTGATCCCCTGCCCCTGTTTCTGCCCGCCCTGCCGCGTCTGTTGGCCGGGCTGCGCCACCCGCGCCGGCTGCGCCCCGCACTCTGGGGCCCGCGTCTGCGTGTGGCCAATGTGCTGGCCTACGAAGACGCCGCCTACCGTCAGACCCTGGCCCTCTGGCGTGGACGCGGCCACCGGCTCATGTATGTGCAGCACGGCAGCGATTACGGCCAGGTGCGCTGCCTCACGGAAGTGGAAATGGTGGAATACGCCCAGCACGCCTTTGCCACCTGGGGTTGGAGCCGCCACACGGGCTGCCGGGGCAACTTTCTGCCCCTGCCCCACCCCCAGCTGGCCCGGCTGGCAGGGCGCTGGCAGGGCGCCGCAGGCCATAACCTCCTGCTGGTGGGAACGGAAATGCCCGCCTTCGGCTACCGTCTGGACGCCCACCCCTCGCCCCTGCAGATGCTGGACTACCGCAAGGACAAGGCCCGCTTTTTCGCCGGGCTGAGCCGCGACCTGCAAGGGAAAAGCCTTTACCGTCCCTATTTCCCCGTGCCCGGCAGCCTGCGTGACGCCGACTGGGTGCTGGAGCGTTTTCCGGCCGTACGCCTGGCTTCCGGCCCCCTGGACAAACACCTCTTTGCCTGCCGCCTGCTGATCCTGGACCACAACGGCACTACCCTGCTGGAAGCCCTGGCCGCCGATATGCCCGTCATCGCCTTCTGGCGACGGGAGGCCTGGCCCCTCACCCCTGAAAGCGACGTTCTGCTGGACCAGCTGGCCCAGGCCGGCATTTGGCAGCCTTCCCCCGAAGCCGCCGCCATACAGGCCGCCAAAGTCTGGGACGACCCCCTGGCCTGGTGGCGGAGCGACCCCGTACAGGCGGCCCGCCAAACCTACTGCCGCGAACAAGCCCGCACCGTGGCCGGCAGCGTCACTCCTTATTGGATTCAAACCCTCAAGAGTTTATAATCATGCGATTTCTTTTCTTTTCCAGCGTTTTTACCCTGGCGCTCTGCCTGCTCTGCCTCCCCTCCCCCGTCCCCGCAGCCGGGGACGACGCGGGCAAAACCCTTCAGGAAGTGCAGGCCGCCCTGGACAAAAACGACTATGATCAGGCCGTGCGCCTGCTCAAACCTCTGGCGGACAAACGCCAGCCCGAAGCCCTTTATGTTATGGGCCGCCTGATTCTGGACGGCAAGGGCGTCAAAAAAAACGCCACCCGCGCGGCGGAGTTTTTCCGTCTGGCGGCTGAAGGCGGTGACCTCAGCGCCATGAATTCCTGGGCTACGGCCCTGGCCTCCGGCGAAGGCGTGCCTCGCAACTACCGCGAGGCTGCCCGCTGGTTCCGCAAGGCTGCGGAACAGGGGCACGCCACGGCCCAGTATAACCTGGGCTACCTCTACGCCCATGGCCGGGGCGTACCCAAGGACGAAGCCGCAGCCATGGACTGGCTCACCCGTGCCTCCAACCAGGGCCTGGCCACAGCCCAGTACTCCCTGGGCTGGCTCTACCTCAACAGCAAGGGAGAAAACCAGAGCGACACCAAGGCCGCCCACTGGTTTGAACAGGCCGCCCAGCAGGACGACCCCAAGGCCCAGAACAACCTGGCCTACATGTACGCCGAAGGCCGGGGCGTGGCGCAAGACCCCGCCCGCGCTGTGCAGTGGTACCAGCGTGCCGCCGACCAGGGCTACGCTGAGGCCCAGTACAACCTGGGTTTTATGTATGAACAGGGCCGGGGCGTGGCCCAGGACTACACCAGGGCCGTGGACTGGTACCGTAAGGCCGCCGAACAGAACGAACCCGCCGCCCAGTACTCCCTGGGCCTTATGTACGACCAGGGCACCGGCGTGCCCCGCAACCTGGGCGAGGCCAATCGCTGGTACCACCTGGCCGCCAAAAACGGCGACCCCGATGCCAACGCCGTAGTCCGCGCTCAAAAAGCCAAACCCCAGGCCCCGGCCCGTACCCGCAAAGCGCCGCGCGCAGCGCAGTAGGCGAAAGGGACTGTTTTGTGGGGGGAAGGGGGGACTTTTGTGAACAAAAGTCCCCCCTTCCCCCCACGCCCCCCATCCCCTTCAAAAAACTTCATTCCCCCACAGAA belongs to Desulfovibrio legallii and includes:
- a CDS encoding tetratricopeptide repeat protein, which codes for MRFLFFSSVFTLALCLLCLPSPVPAAGDDAGKTLQEVQAALDKNDYDQAVRLLKPLADKRQPEALYVMGRLILDGKGVKKNATRAAEFFRLAAEGGDLSAMNSWATALASGEGVPRNYREAARWFRKAAEQGHATAQYNLGYLYAHGRGVPKDEAAAMDWLTRASNQGLATAQYSLGWLYLNSKGENQSDTKAAHWFEQAAQQDDPKAQNNLAYMYAEGRGVAQDPARAVQWYQRAADQGYAEAQYNLGFMYEQGRGVAQDYTRAVDWYRKAAEQNEPAAQYSLGLMYDQGTGVPRNLGEANRWYHLAAKNGDPDANAVVRAQKAKPQAPARTRKAPRAAQ
- a CDS encoding LIC12162 family transferase, with the protein product MDNGRPTLVLGRMPRGADPATHWAAGPWCFAEQEEFFPDWEQRFTFAPEPLTDMALQEQACAEVKALCADTLPALAARLCPHSHSLPPAYWETLLAPWAMNAAKQIVERWWRVKALIRTWGETPLHVPLLPETCTFFFATGPDFVLHGSLGHTFNHWLFSRLLEPVFPAAWSKAWLPPQTKSYGSLARPAGSARLRELARNALLRLPFPRIKGASLGQSLRFSLALLHRSPGPDQSTPLATYGAEATGKKADLPAPYDVDPLPLFLPALPRLLAGLRHPRRLRPALWGPRLRVANVLAYEDAAYRQTLALWRGRGHRLMYVQHGSDYGQVRCLTEVEMVEYAQHAFATWGWSRHTGCRGNFLPLPHPQLARLAGRWQGAAGHNLLLVGTEMPAFGYRLDAHPSPLQMLDYRKDKARFFAGLSRDLQGKSLYRPYFPVPGSLRDADWVLERFPAVRLASGPLDKHLFACRLLILDHNGTTLLEALAADMPVIAFWRREAWPLTPESDVLLDQLAQAGIWQPSPEAAAIQAAKVWDDPLAWWRSDPVQAARQTYCREQARTVAGSVTPYWIQTLKSL